A single region of the Malus sylvestris chromosome 8, drMalSylv7.2, whole genome shotgun sequence genome encodes:
- the LOC126633172 gene encoding uncharacterized protein LOC126633172 isoform X3 yields MAPSLICSFVMCRTVMLAECSNHQDQEDVARLALNLLETLDRSMRRITYERGDGYTFNYLIDSGYTYCVVADEDIGREIPLAFLNQVRKDFLGKCRAQFVKALIADSLSNELGSKLKEHMEYVAAKVSKDEQVAMEYIDKNRGWRMRRKSKAPSLSYSFVAHGTVVLADWLQFDHTVSGLAVDYLSELPCSINKITYDCGGCTINYLLDSNFTYCVVAAKAMGRKIPLALLDQIKKDFTARFGGGLAVATVVNSLNKDFRSKLKERMRHAEVKAAQASKDKGVTMENIEKVKGMDDDDDDDKEEDDDDDDEEDEY; encoded by the exons ATGGCTCCATCGTTGATCTGCAGCTTCGTGATGTGCAGGACGGTTATGCTTGCAGAGTGCTCAAATCATCAGGATCAGGAGGATGTGGCTCGCCTGGCTCTGAATTTGCTCGAGACGCTCGACCGTTCGATGAGAAGGATCACCTACGAACGTGGTGATGGTTACACCTTCAACTACCTGATCGATTCTGGCTACA CATACTGTGTAGTTGCAGATGAGGATATTGGTCGAGAAATTCCTCTTGCCTTCCTCAATCAAGTCAGGAAGGATTTTCTTGGCAAATGTCGTGCACAATTTGTTAAAGCACTAATTGCAGATAGTCTGAGCAATGAATTAGG GTCCAAACTGAAGGAGCATATGGAATATGTAGCTGCTAAAGTCTCAAAAGACGAACAAGTTGCGATGGAATATATTGACAAG AATCGAGGGTGGCGCATGAGAAGAAAATCCAAAGCTCCATCATTGAGCTATAGCTTCGTGGCGCACGGCACGGTGGTTCTTGCGGATTGGTTGCAATTTGACCATACGGTCAGTGGCTTGGCTGTGGATTATCTCTCTGAGCTCCCCTGTTCGATAAATAAGATCACCTACGACTGTGGCGGCTGCACGATCAACTACCTGCTTGATAGCAACTTCA CATACTGTGTGGTTGCAGCTAAGGCTATGGGTCGAAAAATTCCTCTTGCCTTGCTCGATCAAATCAAGAAGGATTTTACTGCCAGATTTGGTGGAGGATTAGCTGTAGCAACAGTTGTAAATAGTCTGAACAAAGATTTCAG GTCCAAACTGAAGGAGCGTATGAGACATGCTGAGGTGAAAGCTGCTCAAGCCTCAAAAGATAAAGGAGTAACGATGGAAAATATTGAAAAGGTAAAGGGCATG gacgatgacgatgatgatgacAAGGAGGAAGATGACGATGACGATGATGAGGAGGACGAGTATTAA
- the LOC126633482 gene encoding uncharacterized protein LOC126633482 — MAEEGCRSLIKEMQEITIEKAMRNEQKCITTMKGLQLFDIETCINSPGNYSCQCLKGCKHEGMDEKSCIKDNKLSKAILLIISLGEADRGRGKLWFQHSRFCSWKLRDEEHAQAALQNLTGRFNAVAVLNLGFHLAEHPSLQKGIDKSPRQQSPCDHR, encoded by the exons ATGGCGGAGGAAGGCTGTAGATCTTTGATAAAG GAGATGCAAGAAATTACAATTGAAAAAGCCATGCGTAATGAGCAGAAATGTATCACCACTATGAAAGGGCTGCAGCTTTTTG ATATTGAAACATGCATAAATTCACCTGGAAATTATTCATGTCAATGTCTTAAAGGATGCAAACATGAAGGCATGGATGAAAAGAGTTGTATCAAAGACAACAAACTGTCGAAGGCCATTCTCCTCATTATTTCATTAG GTGAGGCAGATAGAGGGAGAGGGAAATTGTGGTTTCAACACTCTCGCTTCTGTTCTTGGAAG CTCAGGGATGAAGAACATGCTCAAGCTGCGCTTCAGAATCTCACTGGGAGGTTCAATGCAG TTGCTGTTTTAAATTTGGGCTTCCATTTGGCTGAGCATCCTTCTCTTCAAAAG GGGATAGACAAAAGTCCCAGGCAGCAATCTCCCTGTGATCATCGCTGA
- the LOC126631487 gene encoding uncharacterized protein LOC126631487, with protein sequence MQLNKVNEELGNIFPCSNEFSCSGNALERVLALEVELAEALQAKKKSTIQFHSSFVKQHSDEEAVFHSFRDVNELIKDMLEIKGRYATAETELKDMDDRYSQLSLQFAEVEGETKTNDDYQECPSVKESPILESLLNIPFSRPFVIVTVAIHSCLRRNSPLRG encoded by the exons ATGCAATTAAATAAG GTAAATGAAGAATTGGGAAATATATTTCCCTGCTCCAACGAATTTTCTTGCAGTGGCAATGCATTAGAGAGGGTGCTAGCTTTGGAAGTTGAACTTGCTGAAGCATTGCAGGCAAAGAAGAAATCAACTATCCAGTTTCACAG TTCTTTCGTGAAACAACACAGCGACGAGGAAGCAGTGTTTCACAGCTTCAGAGACGTCAACGAGCTGATTAAAGACATGCTGGAGATTAAGGGAAGATACGCTACCGCGGAAACTGAACTCAAAGACATGGATGACCGTTACTCCCAGTTAAGCCTTCAATTTGCAGAGGTCGAAGGAGAGACAAAAACGAATGATGACTATCAAGAATGTCCGAGCGTCAAAGAAAGCCCTATACTTGAATCGCTCCTCAACATCCCCTTTTCTAGACCCTTCGTAATAGTCACCGTAGCCATCCATTCTTGTTTGCGAAGAAATAGCCCTTTACGGGGTTGA
- the LOC126633172 gene encoding uncharacterized protein LOC126633172 isoform X2 — protein sequence MAPSLICSFVMCRTVMLAECSNHQDQEDVARLALNLLETLDRSMRRITYERGDGYTFNYLIDSGYTYCVVADEDIGREIPLAFLNQVRKDFLGKCRAQFVKALIADSLSNELGSKLKEHMEYVAAKVSKDEQVAMEYIDKNRGWRMRRKSKAPSLSYSFVAHGTVVLADWLQFDHTVSGLAVDYLSELPCSINKITYDCGGCTINYLLDSNFTYCVVAAKAMGRKIPLALLDQIKKDFTARFGGGLAVATVVNSLNKDFRSKLKERMRHAEVKAAQASKDKGVTMENIEKDDEEDDDDDDDEEDDDDDDDKEEDDDDDDEEDEY from the exons ATGGCTCCATCGTTGATCTGCAGCTTCGTGATGTGCAGGACGGTTATGCTTGCAGAGTGCTCAAATCATCAGGATCAGGAGGATGTGGCTCGCCTGGCTCTGAATTTGCTCGAGACGCTCGACCGTTCGATGAGAAGGATCACCTACGAACGTGGTGATGGTTACACCTTCAACTACCTGATCGATTCTGGCTACA CATACTGTGTAGTTGCAGATGAGGATATTGGTCGAGAAATTCCTCTTGCCTTCCTCAATCAAGTCAGGAAGGATTTTCTTGGCAAATGTCGTGCACAATTTGTTAAAGCACTAATTGCAGATAGTCTGAGCAATGAATTAGG GTCCAAACTGAAGGAGCATATGGAATATGTAGCTGCTAAAGTCTCAAAAGACGAACAAGTTGCGATGGAATATATTGACAAG AATCGAGGGTGGCGCATGAGAAGAAAATCCAAAGCTCCATCATTGAGCTATAGCTTCGTGGCGCACGGCACGGTGGTTCTTGCGGATTGGTTGCAATTTGACCATACGGTCAGTGGCTTGGCTGTGGATTATCTCTCTGAGCTCCCCTGTTCGATAAATAAGATCACCTACGACTGTGGCGGCTGCACGATCAACTACCTGCTTGATAGCAACTTCA CATACTGTGTGGTTGCAGCTAAGGCTATGGGTCGAAAAATTCCTCTTGCCTTGCTCGATCAAATCAAGAAGGATTTTACTGCCAGATTTGGTGGAGGATTAGCTGTAGCAACAGTTGTAAATAGTCTGAACAAAGATTTCAG GTCCAAACTGAAGGAGCGTATGAGACATGCTGAGGTGAAAGCTGCTCAAGCCTCAAAAGATAAAGGAGTAACGATGGAAAATATTGAAAAG GACGACGAGGAggacgatgacgatgatgatgacgaggaggacgatgacgatgatgatgacAAGGAGGAAGATGACGATGACGATGATGAGGAGGACGAGTATTAA
- the LOC126633172 gene encoding uncharacterized protein LOC126633172 isoform X1, translating into MAPSLICSFVMCRTVMLAECSNHQDQEDVARLALNLLETLDRSMRRITYERGDGYTFNYLIDSGYTYCVVADEDIGREIPLAFLNQVRKDFLGKCRAQFVKALIADSLSNELGSKLKEHMEYVAAKVSKDEQVAMEYIDKNRGWRMRRKSKAPSLSYSFVAHGTVVLADWLQFDHTVSGLAVDYLSELPCSINKITYDCGGCTINYLLDSNFTYCVVAAKAMGRKIPLALLDQIKKDFTARFGGGLAVATVVNSLNKDFRSKLKERMRHAEVKAAQASKDKGVTMENIEKVKGMVWPLLILSLYLLHLASISCGQYWPCLWFVFQ; encoded by the exons ATGGCTCCATCGTTGATCTGCAGCTTCGTGATGTGCAGGACGGTTATGCTTGCAGAGTGCTCAAATCATCAGGATCAGGAGGATGTGGCTCGCCTGGCTCTGAATTTGCTCGAGACGCTCGACCGTTCGATGAGAAGGATCACCTACGAACGTGGTGATGGTTACACCTTCAACTACCTGATCGATTCTGGCTACA CATACTGTGTAGTTGCAGATGAGGATATTGGTCGAGAAATTCCTCTTGCCTTCCTCAATCAAGTCAGGAAGGATTTTCTTGGCAAATGTCGTGCACAATTTGTTAAAGCACTAATTGCAGATAGTCTGAGCAATGAATTAGG GTCCAAACTGAAGGAGCATATGGAATATGTAGCTGCTAAAGTCTCAAAAGACGAACAAGTTGCGATGGAATATATTGACAAG AATCGAGGGTGGCGCATGAGAAGAAAATCCAAAGCTCCATCATTGAGCTATAGCTTCGTGGCGCACGGCACGGTGGTTCTTGCGGATTGGTTGCAATTTGACCATACGGTCAGTGGCTTGGCTGTGGATTATCTCTCTGAGCTCCCCTGTTCGATAAATAAGATCACCTACGACTGTGGCGGCTGCACGATCAACTACCTGCTTGATAGCAACTTCA CATACTGTGTGGTTGCAGCTAAGGCTATGGGTCGAAAAATTCCTCTTGCCTTGCTCGATCAAATCAAGAAGGATTTTACTGCCAGATTTGGTGGAGGATTAGCTGTAGCAACAGTTGTAAATAGTCTGAACAAAGATTTCAG GTCCAAACTGAAGGAGCGTATGAGACATGCTGAGGTGAAAGCTGCTCAAGCCTCAAAAGATAAAGGAGTAACGATGGAAAATATTGAAAAGGTAAAGGGCATGGTGTGGCCTCTATTGATTTTATCTTTATATTTACTCCATTTGGCATCTATTTCATGCGGTCAATATTGGCCTTGTCTTTGGTTTGTGTTTCAGTGA